The following proteins are encoded in a genomic region of Tenebrio molitor chromosome 7, icTenMoli1.1, whole genome shotgun sequence:
- the LOC138135440 gene encoding uncharacterized protein isoform X2, which produces MCYSKFFYNIKWNRIFSPDLTKYLVDTKNCRIPDIDPLNSDVWPYYKKQDYVHCRNLDLLTYVDRVDDYIFLKINYSVIDAYSAYPVSCCYSNVTRGKGSDADDTISFSECEFFEDSTEVTSDLIKVTCGTEYGEVYSNVHGIVRENEETKIKREADKDYSVLLIGIDTMSQLNLMRTMPKTYRFLEKNNWVNLRGYNKIDDNTFPNLMAILSGMNLSQVHTICNPEKNFLDSCDIIWNRFRQFDYVTSYAEDESQLNTFSYLMKGFNNTPTDFYFRPYFLAAETLTVVTQYLASYCTGPETSGERILGLIKDFCEVFVDKLKFGLFWMNTFSHNNINTASGMDDVFEDFLEDVMTSRASDNTIIVFFSDHGFRFGKIRYTYSGWLEERLPFIYIWVPKSFRNRYPESYNNLKLNSERLTTPYDLYMTLQDILYRSDNSYKIQPSLACPKCKSLFQRIDEDRSCDDAAISQHLCTCMGHFYIDPNSRIVKKATYFALDKLRSTVNSFFDGPRMCATYDLKHIISSGITETFYNKKHESVNYLLIVFETFPKAVFEATVSISYQNFIPLFTLQGIISRVDRYGNTSACVTDPILRKYCHCDGFYTKIKKTVDILFNN; this is translated from the exons ATGTGctattcgaaatttttttacaacattAAATGGAACCGCATTTTCTCTCCAG ATTTGACAAAGTATTTGGTGGACACGAAGAACTGCAGAATCCCCGACATCGACCCGCTTAACAGCGACGTCTGGCCCTACTACAAGAAACAAGACTACGTCCACTGCAGGAATTTAGATCTGCTAACCTACGTCGACAGAGTCGacgattatatttttttgaaaatcaacTACTCTGTGATCGACGCTTACAGCGCCTACCCTGTGTCTTGCTGTTACTCCAACGTGACCAGAGGGAAAGGGAGCGACGCCGATGACACCATAAG TTTTTCAGAATGCGAATTCTTCGAAGACAGCACCGAAGTGACCTCCGACTTGATCAAAGTCACCTGCGGGACCGAATACGGCGAGGTGTACTCCAACGTTCACGGCATCGTGCGAGAAAATGAAGAAACCAAAATAAAACGGGAGGCCGACAAGGATTACAGCGTTCTATTAATAGGCATCGACACCATGTCCCAGTTGAATCTGATGCGGACGATGCCAAAAACCTACCGCTTCCTCGAGAAGAACAACTGGGTGAACCTGCGCGGCTACAACAAAATCGACGACAACACTTTCCCCAACTTGATGGCGATTTTGAGCGGGATGAACTTGTCCCAGGTCCACACCATCTGTAACCCGGAGAAAAACTTTTTGGACAGCTGCGACATCATCTGGAACCGGTTCAGACAGTTCGATTATGTAACGTCGTACGCTGAGGACGAGAGCCAGCTGAATACATTCAGTTACTTGATGAAGGGTTTCAACAATACTCCCACAGATTTCTACTTCAGACCCTACTTCCTCGCGGCTGAAACCTTGACGGTGGTTACGCAATACTTGGCTTCTTACTGCACCGGTCCCGAAACTTCAGGCGAACGCATCCTCGGCCTGATCAAAGATTTCTGCGAAGTGTTCGTCGACAAGCTCAAATTCGGTCTCTTCTGGATGAACACTTTCAGTCACAACAACATCAACACCGCGTCGGGGATGGACGACGTCTTCGAGGACTTTCTCGAGGACGTCATGACCAGCAGAGCTTCGGACAATACGATCATCGTTTTCTTCAGCGACCACGGATTCAGATTTGGCAAGATTCGGTACACCTACAGCGGCTGGTTGGAAGAGAGACTTCCTTTTATCTACATCTGGGTTCCCAAATCTTTCCGCAACAGATATCCAGAGAGTTACAACAATCTGAAGCTGAACTCTGAGAGACTGACCACACCGTACGATCTCTACATGACTCTACAAGACATTCTCTACCGGTCGGACAACTCTTACAAGATACAACCGAGCTTGGCGTGTCCCAAGTGTAAGTCGCTCTTTCAAAGGATCGACGAGGATAGATCCTGCGACGATGCGGCCATCTCGCAACACTTGTGCACTTGCATGGGACACTTCTACATCGATCCCAACTCGAGGATCGTGAAGAAGGCGACGTATTTCGCACTTGACAAGTTACGCAGCACCGTTAACTCTTTTTTTGATGGGCCTAGGATGTGTGCCACTTACGATTTGAAGCACATCATATCTTCAGGGATAACTGAGACTTTTTACAACAAGAAACATGAATCTGTCAATTATTTGCTAATAGTGTTTGAGACGTTTCCCAAAGCGGTGTTTGAGGCTACCGTTAGCATCTCCTACCAGAACTTCATACCGTTGTTTACTCTGCAAGGTATAATTAGCAGAGTTGACAGATATGGGAATACCAGCGCTTGCGTCACCGATCCGATTTTAAGAAAATACTGCCACTGTGATGGGTTTTACACtaagataaaaaaaactgtagaTATCTTgtttaataattga
- the LOC138135440 gene encoding uncharacterized protein isoform X1, which yields MEPHFLSRYKYLLICVIPNIMILFGYYDNYIKDENGIILFKKVDGAESAYTDLTKYLVDTKNCRIPDIDPLNSDVWPYYKKQDYVHCRNLDLLTYVDRVDDYIFLKINYSVIDAYSAYPVSCCYSNVTRGKGSDADDTISFSECEFFEDSTEVTSDLIKVTCGTEYGEVYSNVHGIVRENEETKIKREADKDYSVLLIGIDTMSQLNLMRTMPKTYRFLEKNNWVNLRGYNKIDDNTFPNLMAILSGMNLSQVHTICNPEKNFLDSCDIIWNRFRQFDYVTSYAEDESQLNTFSYLMKGFNNTPTDFYFRPYFLAAETLTVVTQYLASYCTGPETSGERILGLIKDFCEVFVDKLKFGLFWMNTFSHNNINTASGMDDVFEDFLEDVMTSRASDNTIIVFFSDHGFRFGKIRYTYSGWLEERLPFIYIWVPKSFRNRYPESYNNLKLNSERLTTPYDLYMTLQDILYRSDNSYKIQPSLACPKCKSLFQRIDEDRSCDDAAISQHLCTCMGHFYIDPNSRIVKKATYFALDKLRSTVNSFFDGPRMCATYDLKHIISSGITETFYNKKHESVNYLLIVFETFPKAVFEATVSISYQNFIPLFTLQGIISRVDRYGNTSACVTDPILRKYCHCDGFYTKIKKTVDILFNN from the exons ATGGAACCGCATTTTCTCTCCAGGTACAAATATTTACTAATATGCGTCATACCAAATATTATGATTTTGTTTGGTTATTACGATAACTACATAAAAGATGAGAACGGAATTATCCTTTTCAAGAAAGTAGATGGAGCTGAATCTGCTTATACAG ATTTGACAAAGTATTTGGTGGACACGAAGAACTGCAGAATCCCCGACATCGACCCGCTTAACAGCGACGTCTGGCCCTACTACAAGAAACAAGACTACGTCCACTGCAGGAATTTAGATCTGCTAACCTACGTCGACAGAGTCGacgattatatttttttgaaaatcaacTACTCTGTGATCGACGCTTACAGCGCCTACCCTGTGTCTTGCTGTTACTCCAACGTGACCAGAGGGAAAGGGAGCGACGCCGATGACACCATAAG TTTTTCAGAATGCGAATTCTTCGAAGACAGCACCGAAGTGACCTCCGACTTGATCAAAGTCACCTGCGGGACCGAATACGGCGAGGTGTACTCCAACGTTCACGGCATCGTGCGAGAAAATGAAGAAACCAAAATAAAACGGGAGGCCGACAAGGATTACAGCGTTCTATTAATAGGCATCGACACCATGTCCCAGTTGAATCTGATGCGGACGATGCCAAAAACCTACCGCTTCCTCGAGAAGAACAACTGGGTGAACCTGCGCGGCTACAACAAAATCGACGACAACACTTTCCCCAACTTGATGGCGATTTTGAGCGGGATGAACTTGTCCCAGGTCCACACCATCTGTAACCCGGAGAAAAACTTTTTGGACAGCTGCGACATCATCTGGAACCGGTTCAGACAGTTCGATTATGTAACGTCGTACGCTGAGGACGAGAGCCAGCTGAATACATTCAGTTACTTGATGAAGGGTTTCAACAATACTCCCACAGATTTCTACTTCAGACCCTACTTCCTCGCGGCTGAAACCTTGACGGTGGTTACGCAATACTTGGCTTCTTACTGCACCGGTCCCGAAACTTCAGGCGAACGCATCCTCGGCCTGATCAAAGATTTCTGCGAAGTGTTCGTCGACAAGCTCAAATTCGGTCTCTTCTGGATGAACACTTTCAGTCACAACAACATCAACACCGCGTCGGGGATGGACGACGTCTTCGAGGACTTTCTCGAGGACGTCATGACCAGCAGAGCTTCGGACAATACGATCATCGTTTTCTTCAGCGACCACGGATTCAGATTTGGCAAGATTCGGTACACCTACAGCGGCTGGTTGGAAGAGAGACTTCCTTTTATCTACATCTGGGTTCCCAAATCTTTCCGCAACAGATATCCAGAGAGTTACAACAATCTGAAGCTGAACTCTGAGAGACTGACCACACCGTACGATCTCTACATGACTCTACAAGACATTCTCTACCGGTCGGACAACTCTTACAAGATACAACCGAGCTTGGCGTGTCCCAAGTGTAAGTCGCTCTTTCAAAGGATCGACGAGGATAGATCCTGCGACGATGCGGCCATCTCGCAACACTTGTGCACTTGCATGGGACACTTCTACATCGATCCCAACTCGAGGATCGTGAAGAAGGCGACGTATTTCGCACTTGACAAGTTACGCAGCACCGTTAACTCTTTTTTTGATGGGCCTAGGATGTGTGCCACTTACGATTTGAAGCACATCATATCTTCAGGGATAACTGAGACTTTTTACAACAAGAAACATGAATCTGTCAATTATTTGCTAATAGTGTTTGAGACGTTTCCCAAAGCGGTGTTTGAGGCTACCGTTAGCATCTCCTACCAGAACTTCATACCGTTGTTTACTCTGCAAGGTATAATTAGCAGAGTTGACAGATATGGGAATACCAGCGCTTGCGTCACCGATCCGATTTTAAGAAAATACTGCCACTGTGATGGGTTTTACACtaagataaaaaaaactgtagaTATCTTgtttaataattga
- the LOC138135446 gene encoding protein CutA homolog isoform X1: MYFAEKLLISTVILGVSRRYSALAKDMSGEISSQNSSYVAGTHSVAYVTTPNEEVAKKIAHGLVKQKLAACVNIIPRITSIYEWEDKINEDPEVLMMIKTRTTKVDALTEYVKSNHPYSVCEVISLPIENGNEPYLKWIGEIVPNK, from the exons ATGTATTTCGCCGAAAAACTGTTAATTTCGACGGTAATTCTAGG GGTTAGCAGAAGGTACTCGGCGTTGGCCAAAGACATGTCTGGGGAAATCTCGTCGCAGAATAGTTCGTACGTTGCCGGTACGCATTCAGTCGCTTATGTCACAACTCCGAATGAAGAAGTTGCCAAAAAAATTGCTCACGGCTTGGTAAAGCAAAAACTCGCCGCTTGTGTCAATATAATTCCGAGAATTACGTCGATTTATGAATGGGAAGATAAGATTAATGAAGATCCTGAAGTTTTGATGATGATCAAGACAAGAACTACCAAAGTTGATGCTTTGACTGAATATGTCAAGTCAAACCATCCATATTCAGTGTGTGAAGTAATTTCCCTTCCTATTGAGAATGGGAATGAGCCCTATCTAAAATggattggtgaaattgttCCAAATAAGTAA
- the LOC138135446 gene encoding protein CutA homolog isoform X2 yields the protein MSGEISSQNSSYVAGTHSVAYVTTPNEEVAKKIAHGLVKQKLAACVNIIPRITSIYEWEDKINEDPEVLMMIKTRTTKVDALTEYVKSNHPYSVCEVISLPIENGNEPYLKWIGEIVPNK from the coding sequence ATGTCTGGGGAAATCTCGTCGCAGAATAGTTCGTACGTTGCCGGTACGCATTCAGTCGCTTATGTCACAACTCCGAATGAAGAAGTTGCCAAAAAAATTGCTCACGGCTTGGTAAAGCAAAAACTCGCCGCTTGTGTCAATATAATTCCGAGAATTACGTCGATTTATGAATGGGAAGATAAGATTAATGAAGATCCTGAAGTTTTGATGATGATCAAGACAAGAACTACCAAAGTTGATGCTTTGACTGAATATGTCAAGTCAAACCATCCATATTCAGTGTGTGAAGTAATTTCCCTTCCTATTGAGAATGGGAATGAGCCCTATCTAAAATggattggtgaaattgttCCAAATAAGTAA
- the LOC138135441 gene encoding uncharacterized protein isoform X2 — translation MCVCGLSKTMQEKNVRFSDCGKFLFWKNLQLLEHCKKTHPTVNEDGKLVARVDQRIDVDSKGDKPLAKIQTEVDVPAKGIHKSVVQQVPAEYQTLTENGNRRSSPESLPESGNSVDKYNTFAGIQYSPLDMAEYVFWTGDEKGVTLAIEEFLQEGLMTREEAISFLQEIKYNLDYLKNHYTQLGLNAKERSRTQETPSKYPGYSKSGLAEKPELRSSFDLNQLRQEVTKKREPEAPRSAAKPNELKVASDDKDEDYDELLERLRVADFLYTEYSLEEVIYQLAKVMFTQSLTRGSAEAQQALQKFTNFLEVEAEQGHISRALEKKVLDVLIASLSDTLTEHPELLSVARESLGPTSTNADGQHFLRQILEISPDDKAAMRAALAPYKGQNERNIHEQIKEMKITNHVPLGLGKYKNP, via the exons ATGTGTGTCTGTGGACTGTCAAAGACAATGCAGGAAAAAAACGTCCGATTTAGTGACTGTGGGAAGTTTCTCTTCTGGAAGAATCTCCAACTTCTAgaacattgcaaaaaaacgcACCCAACAG TGAACGAGGACGGGAAACTGGTGGCGAGGGTGGACCAACGCATCGACGTCGACTCTAAGGGCGACAAACCCCTGGCCAAGATCCAGACGGAGGTCGACGTACCAGCCAAGGGAATCCACAAGAGCGTCGTCCAACAAGTTCCAGCGGAATATCAAACGCTCACGGAAAACGGGAACAGACGATCCTCCCCGGAGTCGCTCCCCGAATCCGGAAACAGC GTGGACAAGTACAACACTTTCGCGGGAATTCAATATTCCCCACTGGACATGGCGGAGTACGTGTTCTGGACCGGCGACGAGAAAGGGGTCACGCTGGCTATCGAGGAATTCCTCCAAGAGGGACTG ATGACACGAGAGGAGGCCATCTCATTCCTGCAAGAAATCAAGTACAACTTGGACTATCTCAAGAACCATTACACTCAACTGGGCCTCAACGCCAAGGAGCGATCCAGG ACTCAGGAAACTCCGTCTAAGTACCCGGGCTACAGTAAAAGCGGACTCGCTGAAAAACCCGAGCTGAGGAGCTCCTTTGATTTAAACCAACTGAGACAAGAAGTGACGAAAAAACGAGAACCGGAAGCGCCGCGCTCTGCAGCCAAGCCCAACG AATTAAAAGTTGCGTCAGACGACAAGGACGAGGACTACGACGAGCTGCTGGAGAGGCTGAGAGTCGCGGACTTCTTGTACACGGAGTACTCGCTGGAAGAGGTGATCTATCAGTTGGCCAAAGTCATGTTTACACAGTCGCTGACGCGGGGGAGTGCCGAGGCTCAACAGGCCCTCCAGAAGTTCACCAACTTCCTGGAGGTGGAGGCCGAGCAAGGACACATCTCCAGAGCCCTCGAGAAGAAAGTTCTAG ATGTGTTGATCGCTTCGCTGTCGGACACACTCACCGAACATCCGGAACTTCTGTCGGTGGCCCGGGAAAGTTTAGGTCCGACGTCGACTAATGCAGATGGACAACACTTCCTAAGACAAATCCTGGAAATTAGTCCGGACGATAAAGCGGCAATGCGAGCGGCCCTGGCCCCCTACAAAGGACAGAACGAGAGGAATATTCACGAACAAATCAAGGAAATGAAGATTACCAACCACGTTCCTCTGGGTCTCGGCAAATACAAGAATCCATAA